The Vigna unguiculata cultivar IT97K-499-35 chromosome 6, ASM411807v1, whole genome shotgun sequence genome contains a region encoding:
- the LOC114188356 gene encoding AT-hook motif nuclear-localized protein 19-like produces MTNNSMPISLSQISVSGDSDSESSWDHHTSSSHCPLPSLPPPIINQQWQNLPIATPPSKKPRGRPPGSKNKPKYILPQPNIKILIVNVAPGHDIIETIINIARRTHVSLTILSASGVITTVTLRHVPSGSSAVMLHGPFNLLSLTGSYLHNNQYTLLPGATPPRSLSFGIHLSTSHGRVFGGLVGGRVVAGDDVNLTISTFENPEIYRYGSEEQERDDHDNNINNNNSCNHNPSNFNKGGDLSMLNSANVGIGGW; encoded by the coding sequence ATGACAAACAACTCCATGCCAATCTCCCTCTCCCAAATCTCAGTCTCCGGAGACTCAGATTCTGAATCCTCTTGGGACCACCACACCAGCTCCTCCCACTGTCCTCTTCCATCGCTGCCACCACCCATCATAAACCAACAATGGCAGAATCTCCCTATTGCCACTCCACCCTCCAAGAAGCCACGTGGCAGACCTCCAGGCTCCAAGAACAAGCCCAAATACATTCTCCCACAACCCAACATCAAGATTCTCATCGTCAATGTCGCTCCAGGACATGACATCATTGAAACCATTATTAACATCGCTCGGCGCACCCATGTCAGCCTCACCATCCTCAGTGCCTCCGGTGTCATCACCACCGTCACCCTCCGCCATGTCCCCAGTGGCTCCTCCGCCGTCATGCTCCATGGACCCTTCAACTTACTTTCCCTCACTGGCTCCTACTTACACAACAACCAATACACCCTTCTCCCCGGCGCCACCCCTCCTCGTTCCTTATCCTTTGGGATACACCTCTCCACCTCTCACGGTCGAGTCTTCGGTGGCCTCGTCGGCGGTAGAGTCGTCGCCGGTGACGATGTCAACTTGACCATTTCTACCTTCGAGAACCCTGAAATTTATAGATACGGTTCTGAAGAACAAGAAAGGGATGATCATGACAATaacatcaacaacaataatagtTGTAACCATAACCCTAGTAATTTCAACAAGGGTGGCGACTTGTCAATGTTGAACTCTGCTAATGTCGGAATCGGTGGCTGGTGA
- the LOC114187317 gene encoding ABC transporter G family member 23, giving the protein MAACLNPPRLSSTEDDSVILFSTSNSPEESISASSSSFHHSPPPSQQQFRAAYKLSVRNLSYTLQPHKTTSFSFCHQSKKPEPLNILNSISFIARSSEIVAVAGPSGTGKSTLLRIVAGRVKDEDFDPKSISINDHPMTSAAQLRKTCGFVAQEDNLLPMLTVRETLLFSAKFRLKEMTPKDRELRVESLLQELGLSHVADSFVGDEENRGISGGERKRVSIGVDMIHNPPILLLDEPTSGLDSTSALQVIELLSSIVKAKHRIVVLSIHQPSYRILQYVSKFLILSHGSVVHNGSLEQLEETISKLGLQIPTQLNALEFSMEIIRGLEDFSSKYVEKEPFPHLMWAEEEENCGGIQIVQSQFTKESFSSVCYAYLVEILFLCSRFWKIIYRTKQLFLARTMQALVGGFGLGSVYIKVTRDEGGVAERLGLFAFSLSFLLSSTVEALPIYLQERSVLMKEASRGAYRISSYMIANTFVFLPFLFVVSTLFAVPVYWLVGLNPSLSAFTFFTFVVWLIVLMASSLVLFLSAVSPDFISGNSLICTVLGAFFLFSGYFIPRESIPKYWLFMYYVSLYRYPLDALLTNEYWNVRNECFSHQTEGSQCLITGFDVLKSRGLERDNRWINVGIMLAFFVLYRVLCWIILARKASKTTI; this is encoded by the coding sequence ATGGCAGCATGTTTGAATCCACCTAGGTTATCTAGCACTGAAGATGACTCTGTCATACTCTTCTCAACTTCTAATTCTCCGGAAGAGTCCATTAGtgcttcttcttcctctttccaCCACTCACCGCCACCATCACAGCAACAATTCAGAGCTGCATATAAACTTTCTGTGAGAAATCTCTCCTACACTTTGCAGCCTCACAAGACcacttccttttcattttgtcATCAGAGTAAAAAACCAGAGCCCTTGAATATACTCAACTCAATCTCTTTTATAGCCAGAAGTTCTGAGATTGTTGCTGTGGCTGGTCCTAGTGGAACAGGAAAGTCTACCCTTCTGCGAATCGTGGCAGGAAGGGTAAAAGATGAAGACTTTGATCCTAAAAGCATTTCAATCAATGATCACCCTATGACTAGTGCAGCTCAGTTGAGAAAGACATGTGGGTTTGTGGCACAAGAGGACAATTTGCTTCCTATGCTGACTGTGAGAGAAACTTTGCTGTTCAGTGCAAAGTTCAGGCTAAAAGAAATGACCCCAAAAGATAGAGAGTTGAGGGTAGAAAGCTTGTTGCAAGAGCTAGGACTTTCACATGTTGCTGATAGTTTTGTTGGGGATGAAGAGAATAGAGGGATATCTGGTGGAGAGAGGAAAAGAGTGTCAATTGGAGTTGACATGATTCACAATCCTCCAATTTTGCTCCTAGATGAACCAACTTCAGGTCTAGACAGCACTTCAGCTTTGCAAGTCATAGAGTTACTGTCATCAATTGTTAAAGCAAAGCATAGGATAGTGGTTCTTTCAATCCACCAACCCAGCTATAGAATATTGCAGTATGTTTCCAAGTTCTTGATCCTCTCTCATGGTTCTGTTGTTCACAACGGTAGCCTAGAACAACTAGAGGAAACCATAAGTAAACTGGGACTCCAAATCCCAACACAGCTGAATGCTTTAGAATTCTCCATGGAAATTATACGAGGATTGGAAGATTTCAGTTCCAAATATGTGGAAAAGGAGCCATTTCCACACCTCATGTgggcagaagaagaagaaaactgtGGTGGAATCCAAATTGTGCAATCACAGTTTACCAAGGAAAGTTTTAGCAGTGTTTGCTATGCATACTTGGTGGAGATACTGTTTTTGTGCTCAAGATTTTGGAAGATCATTTACAGAACAAAACAACTTTTCTTGGCCAGAACAATGCAAGCACTGGTTGGTGGCTTTGGTCTGGGAAGTGTTTATATAAAGGTAACAAGGGATGAAGGAGGAGTTGCAGAAAGGTTAGGACTATTTGCATTCAGTCTTAGTTTTCTCCTCTCTTCAACAGTTGAAGCACTTCCAATATACCTTCAAGAGAGGAGTGTTTTGATGAAAGAAGCCTCAAGGGGAGCCTATAGGATTTCCTCTTACATGATAGCCAACACTTTTGTTTTCCTTCCTTTCTTGTTTGTGGTATCCACACTTTTTGCGGTTCCTGTGTACTGGCTTGTAGGCCTCAACCCTTCTCTTTCTGCCTTCACCTTCTTCACTTTTGTGGTGTGGCTCATTGTGCTCATGGCAAGTTCTCTTGTGCTCTTCTTAAGTGCAGTGTCTCCTGATTTCATTTCAGGGAACTCTCTCATCTGCACAGTTCTTGGAGCCTTCTTTCTGTTCTCAGGGTACTTCATTCCAAGGGAGAGTATCCCAAAGTATTGGCTTTTCATGTACTATGTGTCCCTCTATAGGTACCCTTTGGATGCACTCCTCACAAATGAGTACTGGAATGTTAGAAATGAGTGTTTCTCTCATCAAACAGAAGGATCACAGTGCTTGATCACAGGTTTTGATGTGTTGAAGAGTAGAGGACTTGAAAGGGATAACAGGTGGATCAATGTGGGAATAATGCTCGCATTCTTTGTGTTGTATCGTGTGCTTTGTTGGATAATTCTTGCAAGAAAGGCCTCCAAAacaacaatataa